From Verrucomicrobiota bacterium, one genomic window encodes:
- a CDS encoding prepilin-type N-terminal cleavage/methylation domain-containing protein: MKAVQQRAFTLIELLVVIAIIAILAALLLPALSRGKDNSLTAKCLNNKRQILIGLTLYAGDNEDQLPHFAYGYNVGGIPTGPSNWWWQTLAPYLGGTSGVVVAGASSFGGRLLTCPKTSFNNNYSVNYGTAVGSAFAYMGNGGLPGSSRLGSLPTRTMLIADGTNLVWSPNQWVFDTDTDGDGIRDSASPLGNGTIRYNGFACYHSRGHETRDGSKDKATCGFVDGSARAIFRLDWILNADQMWGR, from the coding sequence ATGAAAGCGGTTCAGCAGCGGGCCTTCACCCTCATCGAACTGCTCGTCGTGATCGCCATCATTGCGATTCTTGCCGCGCTGTTGCTGCCGGCGCTCTCGCGCGGCAAGGACAACTCGCTGACCGCGAAGTGCCTCAACAACAAGCGGCAGATTCTCATCGGTCTCACGCTCTACGCGGGCGACAACGAGGACCAGCTCCCGCACTTCGCCTACGGCTACAACGTGGGCGGCATCCCCACCGGCCCTTCCAACTGGTGGTGGCAGACGCTTGCGCCGTATCTTGGCGGCACGAGCGGAGTCGTGGTTGCGGGCGCCTCGAGCTTCGGCGGGCGCCTGCTCACGTGCCCGAAGACGTCGTTCAACAACAACTACAGCGTGAACTATGGCACAGCCGTCGGAAGCGCCTTCGCGTATATGGGCAACGGCGGCCTTCCCGGGTCGAGCCGCCTCGGATCGCTGCCCACCCGCACGATGCTCATCGCCGATGGCACGAACCTCGTGTGGAGCCCGAATCAGTGGGTGTTCGACACGGACACCGACGGCGATGGCATCCGCGACAGCGCGTCACCGTTGGGCAATGGCACGATTCGCTACAACGGCTTCGCGTGTTACCACAGCCGAGGTCACGAGACGCGCGATGGCTCGAAAGACAAGGCAACGTGCGGCTTCGTGGACGGCTCGGCCCGCGCGATCTTCCGCCTGGACTGGATCCTGAACGCGGACCAGATGTGGGGCCGGTAG
- a CDS encoding sterol desaturase family protein, which produces MRADKWSRPDDPRGSFHREYHPSRRRISTANRSHTPRLLANPFARSGPHVQASREPSRLMPLSGPQKVLALVGLLCVAAALGVAAIPESTRMDLATAVVLYEGVLLAVVQFQRANVSLPARMDGILPRFIVTPAMHKIHHSRVQRETDSNYASLFSFWDRVSARLSGGRTRTKSSSASMDGMRGRSRR; this is translated from the coding sequence ATGCGCGCCGACAAATGGTCGAGGCCGGATGATCCGCGTGGTTCATTCCACCGGGAGTATCACCCTTCGCGCCGCAGGATTTCAACCGCGAACCGGAGCCACACGCCCCGCTTGCTCGCAAACCCGTTTGCAAGGTCGGGGCCGCACGTCCAAGCTTCGCGTGAACCGAGCCGCCTCATGCCACTCTCCGGCCCCCAGAAAGTTCTCGCACTGGTTGGATTGCTTTGCGTCGCTGCCGCGCTCGGCGTAGCCGCGATTCCAGAATCCACGCGCATGGACCTCGCGACGGCAGTGGTGCTGTATGAAGGCGTGCTCCTTGCGGTGGTGCAATTCCAGCGCGCGAACGTCTCGCTGCCTGCGCGCATGGACGGAATCCTCCCGCGTTTCATCGTCACGCCCGCGATGCACAAGATCCACCACTCGCGCGTGCAGCGCGAAACAGACTCGAACTACGCGTCGCTGTTCAGCTTCTGGGACCGGGTTTCGGCACGTTTGTCTGGCGGGAGGACCAGGACAAAATCCAGCTCGGCCTCGATGGATGGGATGAGAGGGAGAAGCAGGCGTTGA
- a CDS encoding DUF1501 domain-containing protein codes for MNHADHPASTICRRAFLARAGAGGAALTWFLGSRRFRDSIAAAEAPGTSQSRGAVNPIHHAPRAKRVIYLYMAGGPSHLETFDPKPELAKLDGQPMPESFTKGQPIAQLQGAQLKCWRPQFGFKKHGRAGNEISDIFPRLATVADDLAIVRSMHTDAINHDPAHTLMNTGTLISGRPSMGSWVTYGLGSETESLPGFVVLTSTEGRSPQPISTRMWHSGFLPGQFSGIELRAQGDPVYYVRNPGGVSPSRQRDVVSTVQSLNRLQDSVVEDPEIAARISQYEMAFRMQASVPDLMDISKEPRSTLDHYGATPGDGSFASNCLLARRLAERGVRFIQLYHRDWDHHNDLVKFITGNAASVDHPTTALITDLKQRGLFKDTLIVWGGEFGRTPMVQANKGGPGRDHHQRAFSMFLCGGGIKAGVTHGATDELGYNAVEDRVHVNDLHATMLHLLGIDHTRLTVKFQGLDMRLTNVGGDVVRNLLA; via the coding sequence ATGAACCACGCGGATCATCCGGCCTCGACCATTTGTCGGCGCGCATTCCTCGCCCGGGCTGGCGCGGGCGGCGCTGCGTTGACGTGGTTCCTGGGATCTCGCCGGTTTCGTGACTCCATCGCCGCGGCTGAAGCTCCCGGCACGTCGCAATCTCGCGGTGCGGTCAATCCAATTCACCACGCGCCGCGGGCGAAGCGGGTCATCTATCTCTACATGGCGGGCGGGCCGTCGCATCTGGAGACCTTCGACCCGAAGCCGGAGCTTGCGAAGCTCGACGGCCAGCCGATGCCCGAATCCTTCACGAAGGGGCAGCCGATTGCGCAGTTGCAGGGTGCGCAGCTCAAGTGCTGGCGCCCGCAATTTGGCTTCAAGAAACACGGCAGGGCGGGGAACGAAATCTCGGACATCTTTCCCCGGCTGGCGACGGTCGCGGACGATCTGGCCATCGTCCGCTCGATGCACACGGACGCGATCAATCACGACCCGGCGCACACGTTGATGAACACCGGGACGCTCATCAGCGGCCGGCCGAGCATGGGCTCCTGGGTGACCTACGGGCTCGGCAGCGAGACCGAGAGCCTGCCGGGATTCGTCGTGCTCACCTCGACCGAGGGCCGCAGTCCGCAGCCGATTTCCACGCGCATGTGGCACAGCGGGTTTCTCCCGGGACAGTTCTCGGGCATCGAACTCCGCGCGCAGGGCGACCCGGTTTACTACGTCCGCAACCCGGGCGGCGTGAGTCCTTCGCGCCAGCGTGATGTCGTGTCGACCGTGCAATCGCTCAATCGCTTGCAGGACTCCGTTGTCGAGGATCCTGAAATTGCAGCGCGCATCTCCCAATACGAGATGGCGTTTCGCATGCAGGCTTCGGTGCCGGACCTTATGGACATCAGCAAGGAGCCGCGGTCGACGCTCGACCATTACGGCGCGACGCCCGGCGACGGCTCGTTCGCGTCGAACTGCCTGCTCGCGCGGCGGCTCGCGGAACGCGGCGTGCGATTCATCCAGCTTTACCACCGCGATTGGGACCATCACAACGACCTTGTGAAGTTCATCACCGGCAACGCGGCGAGCGTCGATCACCCGACGACAGCCCTGATCACCGATCTCAAGCAGCGCGGGCTTTTCAAGGACACGCTCATCGTGTGGGGCGGCGAATTCGGCCGCACACCGATGGTGCAGGCGAACAAGGGCGGCCCCGGCCGCGACCATCACCAGCGCGCCTTCTCGATGTTTCTGTGCGGCGGCGGCATCAAGGCCGGCGTGACCCACGGCGCGACGGACGAACTCGGCTACAACGCCGTCGAGGACCGCGTGCACGTGAACGACCTCCACGCGACGATGCTGCACCTGCTCGGCATCGACCACACCCGGCTCACGGTGAAGTTTCAAGGCCTTGACATGCGCCTGACCAACGTCGGCGGAGACGTCGTGCGGAATCTTCTCGCCTAG
- a CDS encoding aldo/keto reductase, which yields MHYRPLGKTGLNLSLISYGAASLGNEYGNMTDEARGIRSLHVALDGGVNFIDSSPYYGRTLSEKILGRAFKEIRRDRFILGTKCGRYDVAGFDFSHDRILRSVDESLARLGVDHIDIMQVHDIEFGDMQQVVDEALPALRKAREQGKVRFIGVTGFPLKIFRYILDRTELDCMLSYCHYALNNTSLLGLIPYLQAKGVGIMNASPFSERLLTRQPLPEWHHAPQSLKDQCRRAVEFCDSRGVDIARLALQFCVANTDIATTVPGTANPDNMEKQLRWIEEPVDWDLIHDVRRILDPTHNVLWPVGRPENSDDLDAGL from the coding sequence ATGCACTACCGACCACTCGGCAAGACGGGCCTCAACCTCTCCCTCATCAGCTACGGCGCCGCTTCGCTCGGCAACGAATACGGCAACATGACCGACGAGGCGCGCGGCATCCGTTCGCTCCACGTCGCGCTCGACGGCGGCGTGAACTTCATTGATTCCTCGCCCTACTACGGCCGCACGCTCTCGGAGAAAATCCTCGGCCGCGCGTTCAAGGAAATCCGCCGCGACCGGTTCATCCTCGGCACCAAGTGCGGGCGATACGACGTCGCCGGCTTCGACTTCAGCCACGACCGCATCCTGCGCAGCGTGGACGAGAGCCTCGCGCGACTGGGCGTGGACCACATTGACATCATGCAAGTCCACGACATCGAGTTCGGCGACATGCAGCAGGTCGTGGACGAGGCGCTGCCCGCGCTCCGCAAGGCCCGCGAACAGGGGAAGGTCCGTTTCATCGGCGTCACCGGCTTCCCGCTGAAAATCTTCCGTTACATCCTCGACCGCACGGAACTCGACTGCATGCTCAGCTACTGCCACTACGCGCTGAACAACACCTCGCTGCTCGGGCTCATCCCGTATCTCCAGGCCAAAGGCGTGGGCATCATGAACGCCTCGCCGTTCAGCGAACGCCTGCTCACGCGCCAGCCGCTCCCCGAATGGCACCACGCGCCGCAATCGCTCAAGGACCAGTGCCGCCGCGCCGTCGAGTTCTGCGACTCGCGCGGCGTGGACATCGCCAGGCTCGCGCTGCAATTCTGCGTCGCGAACACCGACATCGCCACGACCGTCCCCGGCACGGCGAACCCCGACAACATGGAGAAGCAACTCCGCTGGATCGAGGAACCCGTGGACTGGGACCTCATCCATGACGTGCGAAGAATCCTCGACCCGACACACAACGTGCTCTGGCCCGTCGGCCGTCCCGAGAACAGTGACGATTTGGACGCGGGGCTGTAG